A genome region from bacterium includes the following:
- a CDS encoding S-adenosylmethionine:tRNA ribosyltransferase-isomerase encodes MAVLVQPPIEFTLPPDLEAHVPPEARGLARDQVRLMVTDRRTGAIVHTRFSALPEFLQAGDLVVINISATLPAALDAHRGDGRALALHLSTHLPGDVWVVEPRRTPLSPGETLFLAEGGRAAMLMPYRRSGRLWLAHLDVPAPIVEYLHRWGRPIAYPYVWGTWPLSMYQTVYAEVPGSAEMPSAGRPFTRDVLARLREKGVGIAKMVLHAGVASPERDESPYEEFFDVPVATAEAVRVARRSGGRVIAVGTTVVRALESSLDPGGDVVASRGWTDVVVTPERGVRSTDGLLTGLHEPRASHWAMLEAVAGRAVLARSYRAALEAGYLWHEFGDLQLLL; translated from the coding sequence ATGGCGGTCCTTGTTCAGCCTCCCATCGAGTTCACGCTTCCCCCAGACCTGGAGGCGCACGTCCCGCCCGAGGCGCGCGGCCTGGCACGAGATCAGGTCCGGCTGATGGTGACGGACCGCCGGACCGGCGCCATCGTCCACACCAGGTTTTCTGCCCTGCCCGAGTTCCTTCAGGCCGGGGATCTCGTGGTCATCAATATCTCGGCTACCCTTCCCGCGGCGCTGGACGCGCACCGGGGCGACGGACGCGCGCTCGCGCTGCACCTGTCCACGCACCTCCCCGGCGACGTGTGGGTCGTCGAGCCCAGGAGAACCCCGCTCTCACCCGGGGAGACGCTCTTCCTGGCGGAAGGCGGCCGGGCCGCGATGCTCATGCCATACCGGCGTTCGGGCCGGCTGTGGCTCGCGCATCTCGATGTCCCGGCGCCCATCGTCGAGTATCTCCACCGATGGGGCCGTCCCATCGCGTATCCGTACGTCTGGGGAACGTGGCCCCTCTCGATGTATCAGACCGTGTACGCTGAGGTGCCGGGATCGGCGGAGATGCCGTCTGCGGGACGACCGTTTACGCGAGACGTCCTCGCGAGGCTGCGCGAGAAGGGGGTCGGAATCGCCAAGATGGTCCTCCACGCGGGGGTGGCGAGTCCTGAGCGCGACGAGTCCCCATACGAGGAGTTCTTTGACGTGCCCGTGGCGACGGCCGAGGCCGTCCGGGTCGCGAGGCGCAGCGGCGGCCGGGTGATCGCAGTCGGCACCACGGTCGTGCGGGCGCTCGAGAGCTCCCTGGACCCCGGAGGGGACGTGGTGGCCTCTCGGGGGTGGACTGATGTAGTCGTCACGCCGGAACGCGGTGTCCGCAGCACCGACGGGCTGTTGACGGGGTTGCACGAGCCACGGGCGTCGCACTGGGCGATGCTCGAGGCCGTCGCGGGCCGGGCGGTGCTGGCCCGGTCGTACCGGGCGGCCCTTGAGGCGGGGTATCTCTGGCACGAGTTCGGCGATCTTCAACTCCTGCTGTAA